One region of Falsirhodobacter algicola genomic DNA includes:
- a CDS encoding MarR family transcriptional regulator, with translation MDPTERTLQVLEYIMAAGPGPVKQVDIARHCGLSPSTLNRIVKTLSEWGYLFRTSEKYCVRNFRLERNVPMSHSYLAKLDAMMTDLSVRLGVSAEVIVVAGHELLWHSKADHPDPEVVIRAGVGFRRSLYELDVLSQLYLSRMPWEDVRAMFYTEGFFETPRKGGGPTRWIPEETVRTTLERMRPEVFAADAEGNHVGIRRHATVVEDPHGRFLHLVALAEPAAAGDARPETYREALLAVRAELSVLAYAESATNRLVPKHHAMSLRGG, from the coding sequence ATGGATCCGACCGAACGCACATTGCAGGTGCTGGAATACATCATGGCGGCCGGCCCCGGCCCGGTGAAGCAGGTGGACATCGCCCGGCATTGCGGGCTGTCGCCCTCCACGCTGAACCGGATCGTGAAAACGCTGTCCGAATGGGGTTATCTGTTCCGTACGTCGGAGAAGTACTGCGTGCGCAACTTCCGCCTCGAGCGGAACGTGCCGATGTCGCACAGCTATCTGGCCAAGCTGGACGCGATGATGACGGATCTGTCGGTCCGGCTCGGCGTCTCGGCCGAGGTGATCGTGGTCGCGGGGCACGAACTGCTGTGGCATTCCAAGGCCGACCATCCCGACCCGGAGGTGGTGATCCGCGCGGGCGTCGGCTTCCGCCGCTCCCTCTATGAACTCGACGTGCTGTCGCAGCTCTATCTAAGCCGGATGCCGTGGGAGGACGTGCGCGCCATGTTCTACACCGAGGGCTTTTTCGAGACGCCGCGCAAGGGCGGGGGGCCCACGCGCTGGATCCCGGAGGAGACCGTGCGCACCACGTTGGAACGGATGCGCCCCGAGGTTTTCGCCGCCGATGCCGAGGGCAACCATGTCGGCATCCGCCGCCATGCCACCGTGGTGGAGGATCCGCATGGCCGGTTCCTGCATCTGGTGGCGCTGGCGGAACCGGCGGCGGCGGGCGATGCGCGCCCGGAGACGTACCGCGAGGCGCTGCTGGCGGTCCGGGCCGAACTGTCGGTTCTGGCCTATGCCGAAAGCGCCACCAATCGGCTGGTGCCGAAACATCATGCGATGTCGCTTCGCGGGGGGTGA
- a CDS encoding TetR/AcrR family transcriptional regulator translates to MTRADLKPRKPGRPEGQTNLSSDILDVAEVMFAEQGFAGTTLRQVADRLGVNPAMIAYYFQNKDNLFRSVFTRRGHAISAGRMERLAALAGRPYGVEDLVRAFIEPAAELYDDVQGRAFLKLHARLHMEPEELSFELRRVVHNESTHAYAAAFVRLLGLPEREVYQRMSLLIGAYLYAFSGTSRLGELMGDDTDPMKGLLPATIAFGTAGMVAGITPS, encoded by the coding sequence ATGACACGTGCCGACCTCAAACCTCGCAAGCCGGGACGGCCCGAAGGCCAGACGAACCTTTCGTCCGACATCCTCGATGTTGCCGAGGTCATGTTCGCCGAACAGGGCTTTGCCGGCACGACGCTGCGTCAGGTCGCGGATCGCCTTGGGGTCAATCCGGCGATGATCGCCTACTACTTCCAGAACAAGGACAATCTGTTCCGCAGCGTCTTCACCCGCCGGGGGCATGCGATTTCGGCCGGGCGCATGGAGCGGCTCGCCGCGCTTGCCGGGCGGCCTTACGGCGTCGAGGATCTGGTGCGCGCCTTCATCGAACCCGCGGCCGAACTCTACGACGACGTTCAGGGACGCGCCTTCCTCAAGCTGCATGCGCGCCTTCATATGGAACCGGAGGAGCTGTCCTTCGAACTGCGCCGCGTGGTGCACAACGAATCGACCCATGCCTATGCGGCGGCGTTCGTCCGGCTTCTCGGCCTTCCGGAGCGGGAGGTGTATCAGCGCATGTCGCTTCTGATCGGTGCCTATCTCTATGCCTTTTCCGGCACGAGTCGGCTGGGGGAGCTGATGGGCGACGACACGGACCCGATGAAGGGACTTCTTCCCGCCACGATCGCCTTCGGCACCGCCGGCATGGTGGCTGGCATCACACCGTCATAG